The DNA segment GCTTCGACCCGAAGGCCGGGGAGCTGGACATCGACTTCGTGCTGCACGGCGAGGGCCCCGCGTCGCTGTGGGCGCAGCAGACGAAGCCCGGCGACTACATGGGCATTGGCGGTCCGCGCAGCACGCACGACGTGGCGGACGACTTCGACTGGTACCTGCTCGCGGGGGACCAGAGCGCGCTGCCGGCCATCGCACGGCGCCTGGAGGAGCTGCCTGCGGGCAAGCGCGCGTTCGCCTTCATCGAGGTCGCGGACGCCGCGGAGGAGCAGCCCCTCGCCAGCAAGGCGGACGTGAAGGTCACCTGGCTGCACCGGGGCAGCGCGGAGGCCGGCACCACGAAGCACCTGGAGGACGCGCTGCGCGCCTGGACGCAGCCCTCGGGGGACGGGTTCGTGTTCGTGGCGGGCGAGTCCACGTCGCTCAAGCCCATCCGGGAACACCTGGTGAACGAGCGCGGTCTGAACAAGAGCTGGATGCGGGTGACGGGCTACTGGAAGCGCGGCGTCGCCGAGCACCACGACTCGAAGGGGTAGGCAGGGAAGGGGGCGGGCACTCCTTTGACTTGCCGTGCCTTCTTGTGGGAAGCACGCCCCATTGCCCTCCGTTAGCCCCGACTGAACGATGTCCGAGCCTACCGCTACAGCCCTTCCTGTCACCGAGCCCCTGCCGGTGTCGGCCCCCGCGAAGCTGGTCGACGTGGCCAGCCTGTCGCGCGAGAAGCTCGCGCTGTTCCTGAGCGAGCAGCTGGGCGAGCGCCCGTTCCGCGCGGCGCAGCTCTACCGCTGGCTGCATCAGCGCGGCGCCACCTCGTTCGAGGAGATGACGGACCTGTCCAAGGTCCTGCGCGAGAAGCTCAAGGTCAAGGCGGAGATCGTCCCGCTGGTGAAGGACCTGGAGCAGCGCAGCGTCGACGGCACCATCAAGTACCGCTTCAAGACGCGCGACGGGCGCTTCATCGAGTCCGTCTACATGCCGGCGGAGGACCGCAAGACGCTCTGCGTGTCCACGCAGGTGGGCTGCGCCATGGCCTGCACGTTCTGCATGACGGGCACGCTGGGCCTCAAGCGCAACCTCACGGCTGGAGAGATTGTCGCCCAGGTGCACGCGGTGAACCGCGAGGTTCGCCGCAACGAGGGCCTGGAGACGCTCCGTCCGCTCACGAACCTGGTGTTCATGGGCATGGGCGAGCCGCTCCACAACTTCGAGAACCTCAAGACGGCGCTCGCCATCCTCCAGTCGGAGGAGGGGCCCAACTTCAGCCACCGGCACATCACCGTCTCCACCGTGGGCCTGGTGCCCATGATTGAGCGCTTCGGCCAGGAGACGGACGTCAAGCTGGCCATCTCGCTCAACGCCAGCACGGACGAGCAGCGCAGCCAGACGATGCCGGTGAACCGCAAGTGGAACATCCAGGCGCTCCTGGATGCCTGCCGCAAGTTCCCCCTGCGCCAGGGCCGCCGCATCACCTTCGAGTACGTGCTGCTCAAAGGATTCAACGACACCGACGACGACGCGCACCGGCTGAAGGAGCTCCTGCGCGACATCCCGGCGAAGGTGAACCTGATCCCGTACAACGAGAACCCCGGCCTGGGGTTCCAGACGACGGGCGAGCAGCGGGCCGAGGAATTCCGGGCCATCCTTGCCGAGGCTCACGTCGCGGCATACATCCGGAAGAACCGGGGCCGGGACATCGCCGGGGCCTGTGGTCAGCTCGCCAATCGCGACGAGACGGCCGCGGAAGCCCCGACGTGACATAAGCACCCGAGCTTCCTTGACAATCCAGTCAGCAGGGCGCTAAGAGCGCGCCCTCCGCACTGTTACCGTAGAAGTCACACGATTTCGCTGGAGCGTTCCATGGCCGTTGTCCTCCGTCTTGCCCGCGCGGGCGCCAAGAAGATGCCGTACTACCACGTGGTTGCCACCGACTCGCGCAGCCCGCGTGACGGAAAGTTCCTGGAGCAGGTCGGTTCCTACGACCCCAACCACAGCCCCGCGAAGGTGCAGTTCAACGAGGAGCGGCTGAACTACTGGCTGAAGAGCGGCGCGCTGCCCTCCGAGACGGTCGCGGACCTGATCAAGACGGCGAAGAAGCAGGCTCCGGCGACCACCGCCTGAGCACGCCCCCGTCTGGACAAGACGTGGAGCCGCTGCTCACGTATCTGGCGAAGGCCCTGGTTGATCAACCCGACCAGGTCACCTTACGCATCTCCGAGGCGGATGGCGGCCGGCTCTATGAGCTGAAGGTCGCCCCCGAGGACGTCGGCAAGGTCATCGGTCGTGATGGGCGCACCGTGAACGCCCTCCGGACGCTGATCAACGCCGCCGCCCAGAAGCAGGGCCAGAAGGTCCGCCTGGAGATACTCGACGATCGCCGCGCTCCGGGTTCTCCCCCGGCGCCGCCCGCTCCGGACGCCGCGCAGTGAGCGCGCAGGACTGTCTGGAGTTGGGCTACGTGGCCCGTGCGCACGGGCTGCGCGGCGAGGTGGCGGTCAGAAGCTTCGACCCCGCCTCGGAGACGCTCGGCACCGTCGAGCGTGTCTGGTTGCGCCTGCGCTCCGGCGAGGAGCGCGAGTACGCCCTGGAGACCTTCCGTCCCGCCAACAAGGAGGATCTGGTGTTCTTCGAGGGCGTGGCGTCCCGCACGGCCGCCGAGGCATTGGTGGGCGCGAAGGTGTTCGTCTATCGCGAGGACCTGGAGCCGCCCGAGGAGGGCGAGTTCTTCCAGGGCGACCTCGTGGGGTTGAACGCCGTGGACGAGCAGGGCGCCTCCCTGGGCACGGTGGAGGAGGTCTGGGCCACCGGTGAAGTCCCCAACCTGGTGATCCGCGCGAAGGGCCGGCCGGAGCTGGTGGTGCCTTTCGCGGATGAGTTCGTGCCGGCGGTGGACGTGCCGGCGGGGCGCATCGTGATCCGGCCTCCGGAGTACCTGGAGGCGGACGGGCCGCCGGAGGAGTCTGGAGACGGCGGGTGAGCTACCGCGTGGAGCTGCTCACGCTGTTCCCCGGGATGGTGTCCGGCTACCTGGGCGCGAGCATCCTCGGGAAGGCCCAGGAGAAGGGGCTGATCTCCGTCACGCTCACCGACGTGCGCGACTACGCCGAGGGCAAGCACCGCGTCACCGACGACGCGCCCTACGGCGGCGGCGCCGGCATGGTGATGAAGCCCGAGCCGCTGGTGGCCGCCATCGAAGCAGCCCGGGCGCGTCAGCCCGGGGCGAAGGCGCTGCTGATGAGCCCCCGGGGGCCCACGTTCACGCAGGCCACGGCGCGGGAGCTGGCGCGGCACGAGGCCGGGCTGATCCTCGTCTGCGGCCGCTACGAAGGCGTGGACGAGCGGGTGATGCCCTTCCTGGACGGCGAACTGTCCCTGGGCGACTTCGTGCTCACGGGCGGGGAGGTCGCGGCCATGGCGGTGGTGGACGCGGTGGCGCGGCTGGTGCCGGGCGTCCTGGGCAACGAAGCGTCCTCCGTGGCGGAGAGCTTCGAGGAGAACCTCCTGGAGCATCCGCACTACACCCGCCCGCCTGTCTTCCGGGGGGCCGAGGTGCCTGCCGCCCTCCAGTCCGGCGATCACGCACGCATTGCCCGCTGGCGCCGGTGGAAGGCCATCAAGCTCACGCAGGAGCGGCGGCCTGACCTGTTCGCGCGGCTGGTGTTCAGCAAAGCGGATCAGAAACTGCTCGCCAGGGAAGAAGAAGCGTTGTAACCCTCAGTGTTCTCGCGGAACCCTTCGTTGCAGGCTTGTTCGTCCCGGCGGTCTCTGCTAGGACGGCCCGCTCTTTTCCACGCGTCCTACGCGTCAAGTTCCGCTTTCTGGAGTCCGTTATGCGCCGCAGCCTCATCGAGCACGTCGAAAACAAGTTCCTGCGCAAGGACATCACCGCGTTCCGCACGGGTGATTCCGTTCGCGTCCACTGGAAGGTCAAGGAAGGCGAGAAGGAGCGCGTGCAGGCCTTCGAGGGCGTGGTCATCCGCAAGACCAAGGGCACGAACCGCGCGACCTTCACCGTGCGCAAGATGTCCTTCGGCGTCGGCGTGGAGCGCATCTTCCCCATCCACAGCCCGCGCTACGAGAAGATCGAAGTCCTCACCCGCGGCGACGTGAACCGCAAGCGCCTGTTCTACCTCCGCGATCTGAAGGGCAAGGCCTCGCGCGTGGACGTGCTGGTGGACCCGGAGAAGCTCGCAGCCAAGGCTGCCAAGTCCGCCGTCGCTCCGGGCTAGTAGGTCCGCAGAAACCCTCTCGCGGCCTTCGCGGCCGCGTGAGACAAGGAGCGTCCTTCACTGGACGCTCCTTTTTTCGTTCGGGCTAGACTGCGCGCGCCATGCACTTCGTCGAGGTCGCCATCCAGAACGTCCGCGGGTTCTCTCCCGCCGGGCGCTTCCCGCTGAAGAGCGGGTATCTGATCCTCAAGCCGCCCACGGCGGACGTGTTGCCGCTGGCGAACGTGGCGTTGTCGCTGCTGTTCGCGGATGGCCGCGGCGGGGACTCAAGCCTGGTGGGCTCGGCGGGACGCTCCGGCAAGGCCGCGCTGACGTTCGTGGGCCAGGACGGGATGACGTACCGGATATTGCGCGAGCTGGGAGGTTCCGGATCGCTGCACCGGCTCAATCCCGCCACCAGCCAGCCAGAGCTCGTGTCCACGGACGTGTCGGAGATAAACCAGTACCTGCGCGGCCAGGCGGGCCTGCCTCCGCGCACCACCTTCGAGCAGGTGTACTGCCTCCAGCTGGTGATGCTGCCGTCGCGCCGGCCTCGCAAGAGCGTGGCCAAGGCCGCCGCGGCTGCGGGCGCGAAGGCCTCCGGGGCCACGCCGTCGCTGGCGGCCGCCTCCCAGGTGG comes from the Corallococcus exiguus genome and includes:
- the rplS gene encoding 50S ribosomal protein L19, translating into MRRSLIEHVENKFLRKDITAFRTGDSVRVHWKVKEGEKERVQAFEGVVIRKTKGTNRATFTVRKMSFGVGVERIFPIHSPRYEKIEVLTRGDVNRKRLFYLRDLKGKASRVDVLVDPEKLAAKAAKSAVAPG
- a CDS encoding siderophore-interacting protein translates to MSGDSERVARRGPFPVKLRLLEVLRVTRLSPHMVRVTLGGPELEGFTSPGADDHVKCFFAKPGVKKPDMPVVGPHGLSMPEGLEKPASRDYTPRRFDPKAGELDIDFVLHGEGPASLWAQQTKPGDYMGIGGPRSTHDVADDFDWYLLAGDQSALPAIARRLEELPAGKRAFAFIEVADAAEEQPLASKADVKVTWLHRGSAEAGTTKHLEDALRAWTQPSGDGFVFVAGESTSLKPIREHLVNERGLNKSWMRVTGYWKRGVAEHHDSKG
- the trmD gene encoding tRNA (guanosine(37)-N1)-methyltransferase TrmD; protein product: MSYRVELLTLFPGMVSGYLGASILGKAQEKGLISVTLTDVRDYAEGKHRVTDDAPYGGGAGMVMKPEPLVAAIEAARARQPGAKALLMSPRGPTFTQATARELARHEAGLILVCGRYEGVDERVMPFLDGELSLGDFVLTGGEVAAMAVVDAVARLVPGVLGNEASSVAESFEENLLEHPHYTRPPVFRGAEVPAALQSGDHARIARWRRWKAIKLTQERRPDLFARLVFSKADQKLLAREEEAL
- the rlmN gene encoding 23S rRNA (adenine(2503)-C(2))-methyltransferase RlmN — encoded protein: MSEPTATALPVTEPLPVSAPAKLVDVASLSREKLALFLSEQLGERPFRAAQLYRWLHQRGATSFEEMTDLSKVLREKLKVKAEIVPLVKDLEQRSVDGTIKYRFKTRDGRFIESVYMPAEDRKTLCVSTQVGCAMACTFCMTGTLGLKRNLTAGEIVAQVHAVNREVRRNEGLETLRPLTNLVFMGMGEPLHNFENLKTALAILQSEEGPNFSHRHITVSTVGLVPMIERFGQETDVKLAISLNASTDEQRSQTMPVNRKWNIQALLDACRKFPLRQGRRITFEYVLLKGFNDTDDDAHRLKELLRDIPAKVNLIPYNENPGLGFQTTGEQRAEEFRAILAEAHVAAYIRKNRGRDIAGACGQLANRDETAAEAPT
- a CDS encoding KH domain-containing protein, which gives rise to MEPLLTYLAKALVDQPDQVTLRISEADGGRLYELKVAPEDVGKVIGRDGRTVNALRTLINAAAQKQGQKVRLEILDDRRAPGSPPAPPAPDAAQ
- the rimM gene encoding ribosome maturation factor RimM (Essential for efficient processing of 16S rRNA), which produces MSAQDCLELGYVARAHGLRGEVAVRSFDPASETLGTVERVWLRLRSGEEREYALETFRPANKEDLVFFEGVASRTAAEALVGAKVFVYREDLEPPEEGEFFQGDLVGLNAVDEQGASLGTVEEVWATGEVPNLVIRAKGRPELVVPFADEFVPAVDVPAGRIVIRPPEYLEADGPPEESGDGG
- the rpsP gene encoding 30S ribosomal protein S16, with translation MAVVLRLARAGAKKMPYYHVVATDSRSPRDGKFLEQVGSYDPNHSPAKVQFNEERLNYWLKSGALPSETVADLIKTAKKQAPATTA